In Drosophila nasuta strain 15112-1781.00 chromosome 2R, ASM2355853v1, whole genome shotgun sequence, a single genomic region encodes these proteins:
- the LOC132785168 gene encoding uncharacterized protein LOC132785168, whose amino-acid sequence MSAISFFNRCICVLLFLLLNPGQVFNNFLNPETATLKINFLKNITENVLKEKNADTLLLLQRGQDINCPLNIFIIDGLPILRLDESTVVPIKFVYNSQAIALICMSELADSILLSVLAKNLDRMRDARILIWLESSQENLEECLNIICDYARKYNFVNLIVLHSSNSLQKSIVAYRLQPFPDPSLRRISHIFISTIFPEVWHNFHNKSALLIPSLYPPSSFIRTDRKSGEPKLVGHLDVLMFEFAKKHNINVKLLRPLNKLVNVSPKIEYKLVLNNKVDFATYFSNWAPDMECTSVVNMAHQFIVVPCGKPIGIGDVYKSLKNFVLMILVVYLIISLVTTLVEAATCRIFGRTYRFSYGNLFVNLNAFRWVFGISSDVHRDRRSMSLHQIIMVMCIFSMIGCCFFNANLSTFLTKRPQYGTIKNFKELKESRLPVVYADIFREIVLKGIKAIELNLTESQIVFVPNKKRIRMILAQNTSNAYHIFDKFWEAIKKYQQNYKREVLCQTPGLNIFGVIPNQAILPPNSIYLQALNNFIDWAQDLGLNKHWIQSSINQMIAYSTRSQEHSHATPLNFDDLKWVWYLLGLCYITSILVFVGEICVKFWQTRRQPRLQFVV is encoded by the coding sequence ATGTCGGCAATAAGTTTCTTTAATCGCTGCATTTGTGtgctattatttttgctattgaATCCGGGTCAAGTGTTTAATAATTTCCTAAATCCAGAAACTGCAACTTTGAAGATCAACTTTCTGAAGAATATCACAGAAAATGTGCTCAAGGAAAAAAATGCTGATACTTTGTTGCTCCTGCAACGTGGACAAGACATCAATTGTCCTTTGAATATCTTTATAATCGATGGATTGCCGATTCTACGCTTGGATGAATCTACTGTGGTTCCTATTAAATTTGTCTACAATAGCCAAGCAATTGCCTTAATTTGCATGTCCGAATTGGCTGACTCCATTCTCCTATCAGTGCTGGCCAAGAATCTGGATCGCATGAGGGATGCACGCATTCTTATCTGGCTTGAAAGCTCTCAGGAGAATCTAGAGGAATGCCTTAATATTATATGTGATTATGCAAGGAAGTACAACTTTGTCAATCTAATAGTGTTGCACTCTTCGAATTCACTTCAAAAATCAATTGTTGCCTATCGACTTCAACCATTTCCCGATCCAAGTCTACGGCGAATTTCGCATATATTTATCTCTACAATTTTCCCTGAAGTCTGGCATAATTTTCACAACAAATCTGCTTTGCTCATCCCTTCGCTATATCCTCCGTCAAGTTTTATACGCACAGATAGAAAGTCTGGGGAACCGAAGCTTGTTGGGCACTTGGACGTTTTGATGTTCGAGTTTGCAAAGAAGCATAACATAAATGTAAAGCTACTCCGACCACTGAATAAATTGGTTAACGTCAGTCctaaaatagaatataaattgGTCTTAAACAATAAGGTAGATTTCGCgacatatttttcaaattgggCACCCGACATGGAATGCACTTCTGTAGTAAATATGGCTCATCAATTCATCGTAGTTCCTTGCGGAAAGCCTATTGGCATTGGAGATGTCTACAAGAGTTTGAAGAACTTTGTATTGATGATACTTGTCGTATACTTGATTATCTCGTTAGTAACAACGCTAGTCGAAGCAGCAACATGTCGAATCTTTGGCCGAACATATAGATTCAGTTATGGAAACCTGTTTGTTAATCTAAATGCATTCCGATGGGTTTTTGGAATATCTAGTGATGTACACAGGGACCGACGGAGCATGTCTCTCCATCAGATCATTATGGTAATGTGTATCTTCAGTATgattggttgttgtttttttaatgcCAATCTGAGCACTTTTTTAACTAAACGACCGCAGTATGGCACCATCAAGAACTTTAAAGAATTGAAGGAGTCGAGACTTCCTGTAGTATACGCTGATATATTTCGTGAGATTGTGTTAAAAGGTATCAAGGCTATTGAACTAAATCTAACCGAATCACAAATCGTTTTTGTGCCCAACAAAAAGCGGATCCGCATGATCTTGGCTCAGAATACAAGCAATGCTTATCacatatttgataaattttggGAAGCtatcaaaaaataccaacaaaattACAAGAGAGAAGTTCTGTGTCAAACACCGGgattaaacatttttggaGTTATACCAAATCAAGCGATCTTGCCACCAAATTCCATCTATCTTCAggcattaaataatttcattgacTGGGCACAAGATTTGGGGCTTAACAAACACTGGATACAGAGTTCCATAAACCAAATGATTGCTTATTCGACTCGAAGTCAAGAACACTCACACGCAACTCCGTTGAACTTCGATGATCTCAAATGGGTTTGGTATCTACTTGGATTATGCTATATAACTTCGATTCTAGTCTTCGTGGGAGAAATTTGTGTGAAGTTCTGGCAAACGCGACGTCAACCGCGACTTCAATTCGTGGTCTAA